One genomic region from Dehalobacter restrictus DSM 9455 encodes:
- the murG gene encoding undecaprenyldiphospho-muramoylpentapeptide beta-N-acetylglucosaminyltransferase, translating into MRVIVTGGGTGGHIYPAMAIAKALQERLNDIRVLYVGTRSGMEAKLIPENGLEFRGISGQGMPRQLSAEILKAAGTNVRALWETKRILKEFSPDLVVGTGGYVSGPVVLTAAFFGIPTVLHEQNAFPGKTNKILARMVKCILLTFSESEKYFRVKDKLKVVGLPVREEIGKIDRKAGAKAFGLDPGKRTILVTGGSRGALSINQALTGLLPKLAEYPDVQLIWATGTATHDTVLHELETRNINWQREQWRILAYVEHMPEALACSDLCICRAGASTLAEISAAGKTGILIPYPYAAENHQEYNARAFENKGAACVILDKELNAEILWDNVQKVLLNSFKLEEMAARAREVFAPGALDRIINLCLQNAWR; encoded by the coding sequence TTGCGGGTTATTGTAACCGGAGGCGGCACAGGCGGGCATATCTATCCTGCAATGGCAATCGCCAAAGCGCTGCAGGAGCGACTGAATGATATCCGTGTCCTGTACGTTGGAACAAGAAGCGGCATGGAAGCGAAGCTGATTCCGGAAAACGGTCTCGAATTCCGCGGGATATCCGGTCAAGGGATGCCGCGGCAGTTAAGCGCCGAAATACTGAAAGCAGCCGGCACGAACGTTCGGGCCTTATGGGAAACGAAAAGGATCTTGAAAGAATTCAGTCCGGATCTGGTTGTAGGGACCGGCGGCTATGTATCCGGCCCGGTGGTACTTACAGCAGCCTTTTTTGGTATCCCGACCGTTTTACACGAACAGAACGCTTTTCCGGGCAAGACCAATAAAATATTGGCCAGAATGGTCAAATGTATTTTGTTGACATTTTCGGAAAGTGAAAAATATTTTAGGGTTAAAGACAAGCTTAAGGTTGTCGGCCTGCCGGTCAGGGAAGAAATCGGCAAGATTGACCGCAAAGCCGGAGCTAAGGCCTTTGGTCTTGATCCCGGCAAGAGAACAATCTTGGTCACCGGCGGTAGCAGAGGTGCACTGAGCATCAATCAGGCGCTGACCGGACTCCTGCCAAAGCTGGCCGAATACCCGGATGTCCAGCTGATCTGGGCAACCGGGACAGCGACGCATGATACGGTTTTACATGAGCTTGAAACGCGTAACATCAACTGGCAAAGAGAGCAATGGAGAATCTTAGCCTACGTTGAGCATATGCCTGAAGCTCTGGCCTGCTCCGATTTGTGCATCTGCCGGGCTGGGGCATCCACGCTGGCAGAAATCTCGGCTGCAGGGAAGACCGGTATCCTGATCCCGTACCCGTATGCAGCTGAAAATCACCAGGAATATAACGCCAGGGCTTTTGAAAATAAGGGAGCAGCCTGTGTTATTTTAGATAAGGAACTGAATGCGGAGATTTTGTGGGACAATGTTCAAAAAGTGCTGTTGAATTCGTTTAAACTGGAAGAAATGGCCGCGCGGGCCAGGGAGGTATTTGCGCCTGGAGCTTTGGACCGCATTATCAATCTCTGCCTGCAGAATGCCTGGAGATAA
- a CDS encoding UDP-N-acetylmuramoyl-tripeptide--D-alanyl-D-alanine ligase, producing MWNSGIIAEILGGRLYGSESAYFKGCVIDSRAAFEGVLFTAIRGEKTDGHLFINKAFEAGASIALAETRSLGELGLPVIPAGKAIIAVEDSLRALQDLARAWRKTLDPVVIGITGSCGKTTTKDMTAAVLAKSFKVHKNLENHNNEIGLPLTILNAPAGTEIMVLEMGMRGLGQIRALCHICSPSVAVITNIGTTHLELLGSQENIAKAKWELVAALSEGGIAVLNAEDAFSVNKAAAADVKKVFYGISGKYASPDVYAVNIHSSGTLTTCFEVVSGEDRAEVRLPLPGEHNVLDALAALSVGLAKGVSLAEGAKALEEMELSKMRLEIQQGVFGSTIINDVYNANPTSMKASLHVLAERGGAKTIAVLGEMYELGDSAVPGHRDVGRTAAKLGINTLITVGKMAEDIAQGASEAGFPVSGLHVCSECAEAASLAKSLIKEMGSDVWILIKGSRGMRMERVSGALCQEE from the coding sequence ATGTGGAATAGCGGTATAATTGCCGAAATTCTTGGCGGCAGACTTTACGGTTCGGAGTCGGCTTATTTTAAGGGATGCGTCATTGACAGCAGGGCAGCTTTCGAAGGAGTGCTGTTCACTGCGATCCGGGGAGAAAAGACCGACGGGCATCTATTCATCAACAAAGCTTTTGAAGCCGGGGCGTCAATTGCGTTGGCGGAAACCCGCAGCCTGGGAGAATTGGGGCTTCCGGTTATTCCCGCAGGCAAAGCAATCATTGCTGTGGAGGATTCTCTACGGGCTTTGCAGGATTTAGCCAGGGCGTGGAGAAAAACGCTGGATCCTGTGGTCATTGGGATTACCGGCAGCTGCGGCAAAACTACGACCAAGGATATGACGGCTGCCGTACTTGCTAAAAGCTTTAAGGTTCATAAAAATCTGGAAAACCATAATAATGAGATCGGGCTGCCACTGACCATCCTGAATGCACCGGCAGGAACCGAGATCATGGTTCTGGAGATGGGAATGCGCGGACTCGGGCAGATTAGGGCCCTTTGCCATATTTGCAGCCCTTCGGTTGCTGTGATCACGAATATCGGGACAACACATTTGGAGTTGTTAGGATCACAGGAGAATATTGCGAAGGCCAAATGGGAACTGGTTGCCGCTCTGTCGGAAGGAGGCATAGCCGTGCTGAATGCAGAGGATGCGTTCAGTGTCAACAAGGCAGCCGCTGCTGATGTGAAAAAAGTCTTCTACGGGATTTCCGGTAAATATGCGTCTCCAGATGTTTATGCTGTCAATATCCACAGCTCCGGGACGCTAACGACGTGTTTTGAAGTTGTATCCGGCGAGGACAGAGCTGAGGTTCGCCTCCCGCTGCCAGGAGAGCACAATGTGCTCGATGCACTGGCGGCTTTGAGTGTTGGGCTGGCTAAAGGGGTATCCCTGGCTGAAGGAGCCAAAGCACTCGAGGAAATGGAACTGTCCAAAATGAGGCTTGAGATTCAGCAGGGCGTTTTCGGGAGTACGATCATTAATGACGTGTATAATGCAAATCCTACCTCCATGAAAGCTTCACTGCACGTGCTGGCTGAAAGGGGAGGGGCAAAGACGATCGCAGTGCTTGGCGAAATGTATGAATTGGGGGATTCTGCCGTCCCCGGTCACCGGGATGTCGGTCGGACTGCTGCGAAGTTGGGAATCAACACGCTGATCACGGTCGGCAAAATGGCTGAAGATATTGCGCAAGGAGCCTCGGAGGCAGGCTTCCCTGTCTCCGGCCTTCATGTTTGCAGCGAATGCGCTGAGGCCGCTTCGCTTGCGAAGTCACTTATTAAGGAGATGGGTAGTGACGTGTGGATTTTAATTAAGGGGTCTCGCGGCATGAGGATGGAGCGCGTGAGCGGTGCGCTTTGTCAGGAAGAGTAG
- the ftsW gene encoding putative lipid II flippase FtsW, whose product MIRKFLKVDPVLLGVILILLLIGIIMTYSSSAVKGYLYYEDPYHYFKADLLWVALGLAAMGVAVMIDIAFLHKWAKPILYTALVLLILVKIPGIGRTVNGATRWIGLGPMSIQPSEVAKLAMVLTMARFLTVNPYQIKSFRKGIIPSLALLGVVCALIMLQPDLGTTLVIAATVFFMLLAAGARMWHMAGLGLAGLAMVVAAIAAAPYRMRRIFAFLDPWADPSGKGYQTIQSLLALGPGGLFGLGLGQSRQKFLYLPENHTDFIFAMVGEELGFVGASLVVLLFFLFIWRGFRTAMLAPEPFLGLMAVGLTSLIGIQAMVNMGVVSGVLPVTGITLPFLSYGGTSLLFTMIGAGLLLNISAAAGRSEEVF is encoded by the coding sequence GTGATCCGAAAATTTCTAAAGGTCGACCCGGTTCTGCTAGGCGTGATTCTTATCCTGCTGCTGATCGGGATCATCATGACCTATAGTTCCAGTGCTGTGAAAGGCTACCTGTACTATGAGGATCCTTATCATTATTTCAAAGCGGATCTGCTGTGGGTGGCTCTGGGGCTTGCAGCCATGGGTGTCGCCGTTATGATCGATATCGCGTTTCTGCATAAGTGGGCGAAACCTATTTTATACACAGCTTTGGTTCTGCTGATCCTGGTTAAGATCCCGGGAATCGGCAGGACAGTGAATGGTGCAACCCGCTGGATTGGACTTGGTCCGATGTCCATCCAGCCTTCCGAAGTGGCGAAACTGGCCATGGTGCTGACCATGGCGAGGTTCCTTACCGTGAATCCTTATCAAATCAAGTCATTCCGTAAGGGCATCATCCCTTCCCTGGCTTTGCTGGGTGTGGTCTGTGCCCTGATTATGCTGCAGCCTGATCTCGGCACAACGCTGGTAATTGCCGCTACTGTTTTCTTTATGCTTCTGGCCGCAGGGGCCAGAATGTGGCACATGGCAGGCCTTGGTCTGGCCGGGCTGGCGATGGTGGTTGCCGCGATTGCAGCTGCTCCGTACAGAATGCGCAGGATCTTTGCTTTCCTTGATCCATGGGCTGATCCTTCAGGTAAGGGCTATCAGACTATTCAGTCGCTCCTGGCTCTCGGGCCTGGCGGATTATTCGGACTGGGACTCGGTCAAAGCAGACAAAAATTTCTTTATCTGCCTGAGAACCATACAGACTTTATTTTTGCCATGGTTGGAGAAGAGCTTGGTTTTGTCGGTGCCTCACTCGTTGTTCTGCTCTTTTTCCTTTTCATCTGGCGCGGCTTCCGGACAGCCATGCTGGCGCCGGAACCATTTCTTGGTTTGATGGCCGTGGGTTTGACATCCCTGATCGGGATCCAGGCAATGGTCAATATGGGTGTGGTATCGGGCGTTTTGCCGGTAACGGGAATCACCCTGCCATTCCTAAGCTATGGGGGTACATCACTTTTATTTACAATGATCGGAGCCGGGCTGCTCTTGAATATTTCTGCGGCTGCGGGCAGATCTGAGGAGGTCTTTTAA
- the murB gene encoding UDP-N-acetylmuramate dehydrogenase, whose amino-acid sequence MYLPNIKGRIEKDYPLKKLNTWRIGGMTELAVWPRDTEELVSVIDGCRKNNIPFLLLGRGSNVLLPDHGFKGVVIVVTAMDSIRWHGEEVTAEAGYPLMRLAREAGESGLSGLEFACGIPGTLGAAAAINAGAYGGKIGDLVKKVSVLTAEGKIEIIPKNQIAFGYRSSSLLEKECIVLECTLSLHPGDQAVIQAQMQGLMAKRKEHQPLEYPNAGSVFRNPVGDSAGRLIEQAGWKGRRLGDAQVSEKHTNFIVNRGNASSTDILTLIQVIQTDVSEKFDIQLETEIRVI is encoded by the coding sequence ATGTACTTACCGAACATAAAGGGTAGGATTGAAAAAGATTATCCTTTAAAAAAGCTGAATACCTGGAGGATCGGCGGTATGACCGAACTTGCTGTCTGGCCCCGGGACACTGAGGAACTGGTCTCCGTGATTGATGGGTGCAGGAAGAATAACATACCGTTTCTGCTTCTGGGCCGGGGTTCAAATGTATTGCTGCCGGATCACGGATTCAAGGGCGTGGTGATTGTTGTTACAGCCATGGACAGCATTCGCTGGCATGGTGAAGAAGTCACGGCCGAAGCAGGTTATCCTCTGATGCGTCTGGCCCGGGAGGCAGGAGAGAGCGGCCTTAGCGGGCTCGAGTTTGCCTGCGGGATACCAGGGACACTCGGCGCAGCAGCAGCCATTAATGCAGGTGCTTATGGCGGAAAAATTGGTGATTTGGTTAAGAAAGTTAGTGTATTGACGGCCGAGGGAAAAATTGAAATTATACCGAAGAACCAGATTGCTTTTGGGTATCGCAGCAGTTCCCTTTTAGAAAAGGAATGCATTGTCCTGGAATGTACGCTGTCCCTCCATCCAGGGGATCAGGCCGTGATCCAGGCTCAGATGCAGGGTCTTATGGCTAAAAGGAAAGAACATCAGCCGCTGGAGTATCCCAATGCAGGAAGTGTATTCCGCAATCCTGTCGGAGACTCCGCGGGAAGGCTGATCGAGCAGGCAGGGTGGAAAGGACGCCGCCTTGGGGATGCTCAGGTATCTGAGAAACATACCAATTTCATTGTGAACAGAGGGAACGCCTCATCCACTGACATTTTAACGCTTATTCAGGTAATTCAAACAGATGTGTCCGAAAAATTTGATATTCAGCTCGAAACAGAAATACGCGTCATTTAA
- the mraY gene encoding phospho-N-acetylmuramoyl-pentapeptide-transferase, whose protein sequence is MTEKIYLAAGIALLVSLLAGPFLIPVLRTLKFGQSIRADGPKRHLAKAGTPTIGGLIFLIGITAGVLIIAEKPYSPGIITMLLVTLGFGLLGFLDDFLKVIRKQNLGLRAWQKLTGQILLAVILVGVSTLYLGRGTAVELPFTALEIDLGIFYYPLVILIVVYMSNAVNLTDGLDGLAAGCTVISAVGYVGIAYLAARTGFIDGIDVSSSDLAVFAAAIAGGCLGFLRFNIHPARIFMGDCGSLALGGALAAVSVLSKSEFVLLILGGVFVLEGLSVVFQVVSFQTRGKRIFRMSPVHHHFELGGWSEKKVVRVFWLAAAIFTLIGVSAFWLMIN, encoded by the coding sequence GTGACGGAAAAAATCTATTTGGCGGCAGGAATTGCCCTGCTGGTAAGTCTTCTGGCGGGACCTTTTTTGATTCCGGTTCTGCGTACGTTAAAATTTGGTCAAAGTATTAGGGCAGATGGTCCCAAACGGCATCTTGCCAAGGCCGGGACACCGACGATTGGCGGACTTATATTTCTTATTGGAATAACAGCCGGGGTGCTGATTATTGCGGAAAAACCTTATTCACCCGGAATAATAACCATGCTCCTTGTGACCTTGGGCTTTGGCTTGCTTGGTTTTCTGGATGATTTTTTAAAAGTAATTAGGAAGCAGAACCTTGGCTTACGAGCATGGCAGAAACTGACCGGGCAAATCCTGCTTGCGGTGATATTAGTCGGAGTATCCACCCTGTACCTTGGTAGGGGTACAGCGGTAGAACTTCCGTTCACTGCTTTGGAAATAGATTTAGGGATTTTCTATTATCCGCTGGTCATACTTATTGTGGTGTATATGTCCAATGCGGTTAACCTGACAGACGGACTGGACGGACTGGCCGCAGGCTGTACAGTTATTTCAGCTGTCGGCTATGTTGGCATCGCTTATCTGGCTGCGCGGACAGGATTTATTGACGGCATCGATGTTTCTTCCAGCGACCTCGCGGTTTTTGCCGCGGCCATTGCGGGAGGCTGTCTGGGATTCTTAAGGTTTAACATTCACCCAGCCAGGATCTTTATGGGCGACTGTGGATCACTTGCTCTGGGCGGAGCGCTGGCTGCGGTCTCGGTCCTCAGCAAGAGTGAATTTGTTTTGCTGATTCTCGGCGGGGTCTTTGTCCTGGAAGGTCTGTCCGTTGTTTTTCAGGTTGTTTCTTTTCAGACCCGGGGGAAGAGGATATTTCGGATGAGTCCGGTGCACCATCATTTTGAATTGGGCGGCTGGAGCGAAAAAAAGGTTGTACGTGTTTTTTGGCTGGCTGCAGCCATCTTTACGTTGATTGGGGTTAGCGCCTTTTGGTTGATGATCAATTAA
- a CDS encoding small basic family protein, giving the protein MWLLPVFGLIIGLFIGFVSPFSIPVDYTKYFSVAILGALDSVMGGIRSYQEDHFDSTIFLSGFIVNIIMASLLAFIGDRIGVDLYLAAVVAFGTRLFQNISIVRRHIINRYHKT; this is encoded by the coding sequence ATGTGGCTGCTGCCGGTTTTCGGATTAATTATTGGACTGTTCATTGGGTTTGTAAGTCCGTTTAGTATTCCGGTTGATTATACCAAATACTTTTCAGTGGCGATTTTAGGTGCACTGGACTCAGTCATGGGCGGCATAAGATCCTATCAGGAAGATCATTTCGACAGCACGATCTTCCTCAGCGGTTTTATTGTCAATATCATTATGGCCAGCTTGCTGGCATTTATCGGGGACAGAATAGGCGTAGACCTGTATCTTGCTGCCGTGGTGGCCTTTGGCACCAGATTATTCCAAAACATCAGTATTGTTCGCCGACATATCATTAATAGATATCATAAAACCTGA
- the murD gene encoding UDP-N-acetylmuramoyl-L-alanine--D-glutamate ligase, translated as MELAGKRVLVVGGGRSGLAAARKLQGKAAEVFLTDMQPLAKLTGIDELKLDAAHLILEREPELKDIRPDLLVLSPGVSPFLPFIRQASATGIPLWSEVELALRDSRAVITGITGSNGKTTTTTLVGELAKETGRETVVAGNIGLALCGQVEHLDQNGIVVAELSSFQLELINKTRVNIAIFLNLTPDHLDRHGSLEKYAAAKARILENQTEQDLAILNWDDPTVKELAAIAKARVVFFSLKENLPDGICLNGEDIVLKKDHSVAATIIGRKELLLKGGHNLENVMAAVAAALEFGLDISKIADVLRHFRPVKHRQEIVGRFEDILYINDSKGTNPDSSIKALQSYEEPIVLIAGGKNKGLDMTEFLQEARIRVKSLILVGMAAPELEEIAVRLGFPKIIRTLDFKDAVSIAITEAVPGDVVLLSPACTSWDMFKSYEERGELFKDLVRKHYSEPE; from the coding sequence GTGGAATTAGCCGGAAAAAGAGTATTGGTCGTAGGCGGCGGCAGGAGCGGCCTGGCTGCGGCCCGGAAGCTTCAGGGCAAAGCGGCGGAGGTCTTTCTTACTGATATGCAGCCTTTGGCCAAGCTTACAGGTATAGATGAATTGAAACTGGACGCTGCTCATCTTATTTTGGAAAGGGAACCGGAGCTGAAGGATATCAGGCCCGATTTACTGGTTTTATCACCGGGGGTTTCCCCGTTCCTGCCGTTTATACGGCAGGCTTCAGCGACGGGTATTCCACTCTGGAGCGAGGTAGAGCTTGCTTTGAGGGATTCAAGGGCAGTGATTACCGGCATAACCGGAAGCAATGGCAAAACGACGACCACGACGCTTGTCGGAGAGCTGGCTAAGGAAACCGGACGTGAGACGGTCGTCGCTGGGAATATAGGGCTTGCTTTATGCGGCCAAGTTGAACATCTTGATCAGAACGGAATTGTCGTTGCAGAGCTTTCGAGCTTTCAGCTGGAACTGATTAATAAGACCAGGGTGAACATTGCGATCTTTTTGAACTTGACACCGGATCATCTGGACCGGCACGGTTCACTGGAGAAATATGCTGCAGCTAAAGCCAGGATTCTTGAAAACCAGACGGAACAGGATTTGGCCATCCTAAACTGGGATGATCCGACTGTTAAAGAATTAGCCGCTATAGCCAAGGCCCGGGTGGTATTCTTCAGCTTGAAGGAAAATTTGCCAGACGGAATCTGCTTAAATGGAGAGGATATTGTCCTGAAAAAAGATCATAGCGTTGCCGCGACGATCATCGGACGCAAGGAACTGCTGTTGAAGGGTGGCCATAATCTTGAGAACGTGATGGCTGCAGTGGCAGCTGCGCTCGAGTTCGGACTCGATATCTCCAAAATTGCTGACGTACTGCGTCACTTTCGGCCGGTGAAACACCGCCAGGAAATCGTTGGCAGATTTGAAGATATTCTGTATATTAATGACTCCAAGGGAACCAATCCGGACTCATCAATCAAAGCCCTTCAGTCCTATGAGGAACCGATCGTGCTGATTGCTGGAGGTAAAAACAAAGGCCTTGATATGACAGAATTCTTGCAGGAAGCACGTATAAGGGTAAAAAGTCTGATTTTAGTGGGGATGGCGGCTCCAGAGCTCGAGGAGATTGCTGTCCGTTTAGGGTTCCCGAAAATTATCCGGACGCTTGATTTTAAGGATGCTGTCAGTATTGCTATTACCGAGGCAGTGCCGGGTGACGTCGTCTTACTGTCGCCAGCCTGTACAAGTTGGGATATGTTTAAAAGTTATGAAGAAAGAGGGGAATTGTTTAAGGATTTGGTGCGTAAGCATTATAGCGAACCCGAATGA
- a CDS encoding cell division protein FtsQ/DivIB, with protein sequence MAQTRSNTFWIYAAALICLIAVGFYMFSKSDFFNVKEVRTEGLSNVTANEVLQLLGTVKGENIFLTDSEALAMKVKLHPLIDQVQVKKELPATLVVKVQERVPVAMILTGDGVVVVDLHGVILKFYDSWPAEDNPVLTGIEVPETIGPGQKINNVNLNKALLLLGQAPAELLPLIGEVHSTTDGQISLYMTSGIEVKIGFDAEFTEKLKLLQELLNSEEYKTVEKAIKYIDLTAGKPVLGR encoded by the coding sequence TTGGCTCAAACCAGATCAAATACATTTTGGATCTACGCAGCGGCTTTGATCTGTCTCATTGCTGTAGGATTTTATATGTTTTCCAAATCAGATTTTTTTAACGTGAAGGAAGTCAGGACAGAAGGATTAAGCAATGTCACCGCGAATGAAGTATTACAGCTTTTGGGAACAGTAAAGGGTGAGAATATTTTTTTGACCGATAGCGAAGCCCTGGCGATGAAGGTCAAGCTGCACCCGCTGATTGATCAGGTGCAGGTAAAAAAAGAACTACCGGCAACGCTGGTGGTCAAAGTACAGGAACGTGTTCCGGTCGCAATGATCTTAACTGGTGACGGGGTTGTCGTCGTGGATCTTCATGGCGTCATTCTGAAGTTTTATGATTCCTGGCCCGCGGAAGACAACCCAGTGCTGACCGGAATCGAAGTCCCTGAAACAATCGGGCCTGGGCAAAAGATTAACAATGTGAATCTGAACAAAGCCCTTCTTTTGCTGGGACAAGCCCCTGCGGAACTTCTGCCGCTGATTGGAGAGGTTCACAGTACAACGGACGGGCAAATAAGCCTTTATATGACCTCCGGCATTGAAGTGAAAATAGGATTTGACGCCGAGTTTACAGAAAAGCTGAAGCTGCTTCAGGAATTGTTAAACAGTGAAGAATACAAAACAGTTGAAAAAGCAATTAAATATATCGATTTAACTGCAGGGAAACCTGTTTTAGGAAGATAG
- the murA gene encoding UDP-N-acetylglucosamine 1-carboxyvinyltransferase has translation MTMDRYVITGKQRLEGSIRTSGAKNASLPLMAAAILADGKTGLQGIPHLTDILCMGEVLKSLGCKTQFSSNELTIDSSSLNDCIVDEALMRKMRASNLILGPMLARNGRVKISRPGGCAIGTRPMDQHIKGLQELGVRVEERHGYIEATAGKLRGGDVYLDIPSVGATENIMMAAVLTEGTTIIRNAAREPEIVDLQNLLNKMGARIRGAGTHVLRIDGVAKLKSTEHTVIPDRIEAGTHMVAAVMTGGDILVENVIPEHISPIIAKLRQGGAEVTPYGDSVRVRQKGQFKALEIKTLVYPGFPTDMQPQFLALLTIADGTSIVSETIFENRFQHVAELRRMGARITVEGRTAIINGRPNLEGAFVEATDLRAGAALFLAALAAEEGTVLERIDHIDRGYEDLKEKYRALGAKIQRVVKQ, from the coding sequence ATGACGATGGATCGTTATGTCATTACGGGAAAACAAAGACTTGAGGGAAGTATTCGGACCAGCGGAGCAAAAAACGCATCACTGCCGCTCATGGCAGCCGCCATTCTGGCCGATGGAAAAACAGGACTGCAAGGAATTCCTCATCTCACAGATATCCTTTGTATGGGCGAAGTTCTGAAAAGCCTTGGCTGTAAAACACAATTCAGCTCAAATGAACTGACCATTGATTCCTCTTCACTGAATGACTGCATTGTCGATGAAGCGTTAATGCGGAAAATGCGGGCATCCAACTTGATTTTAGGCCCGATGCTCGCACGAAACGGAAGGGTAAAAATATCCAGACCGGGCGGCTGTGCGATTGGGACACGTCCGATGGATCAACATATTAAAGGATTGCAGGAGCTCGGCGTACGTGTTGAAGAGAGACATGGATACATAGAGGCCACAGCGGGGAAACTCAGGGGCGGAGATGTCTATCTGGATATCCCGAGTGTCGGGGCTACGGAAAATATCATGATGGCTGCGGTTCTAACCGAAGGCACAACCATCATCCGCAATGCGGCCAGAGAACCGGAAATTGTTGACCTGCAAAATCTACTGAATAAAATGGGAGCCAGGATCAGAGGGGCTGGGACTCACGTCCTGCGCATCGACGGCGTTGCGAAACTTAAGAGTACGGAACACACCGTTATCCCTGATAGGATAGAAGCCGGCACGCATATGGTCGCTGCTGTCATGACAGGCGGGGATATCCTGGTGGAAAACGTGATTCCCGAACATATCAGCCCCATTATTGCCAAACTGCGCCAGGGGGGGGCTGAAGTGACTCCTTATGGAGACAGCGTCAGGGTACGCCAAAAAGGACAGTTTAAAGCGCTCGAAATTAAAACGCTGGTCTACCCAGGATTCCCGACCGACATGCAGCCGCAGTTCCTGGCACTGTTAACGATTGCTGACGGAACAAGTATTGTTTCCGAGACGATTTTCGAAAACCGCTTCCAGCATGTCGCTGAGTTGAGACGGATGGGTGCCAGAATCACCGTCGAGGGAAGAACCGCAATTATTAACGGCCGGCCCAACCTCGAAGGTGCGTTTGTGGAAGCAACTGATTTGCGCGCTGGAGCAGCTCTCTTTTTGGCAGCTTTGGCTGCTGAAGAGGGTACGGTTCTGGAGAGAATCGATCATATTGACCGGGGTTATGAAGATCTTAAGGAAAAATACAGGGCTTTGGGAGCAAAAATACAGCGGGTTGTCAAACAATAG